A genomic region of Falco naumanni isolate bFalNau1 unplaced genomic scaffold, bFalNau1.pat scaffold_80_arrow_pat_ctg1, whole genome shotgun sequence contains the following coding sequences:
- the LOC121082360 gene encoding hydrocephalus-inducing protein-like yields the protein MGRAIRVPGRQEADFSTWFYTAEHQQSSSSSKEAAGELADSPVHRAIARHLGIDISAERRTGGSRRGVVIIVHGAPRTGKTAAAVALSKSYGAACLSIDAVVTEAISDGSSAAGLRARELCIRAAAEQSHKETEDEGHNADVSLSVQCRAKAGHSSALRQSSSGEDGSLQSPSSQRPVSTAASERKPDGRASQSREQHRRDSTSCQGSSISHLHPPLPCVPAQRWLSIGGSTEGGLGCLSCVLPEDLLVAILSERLQLSDCYQGVVFDGLETLFAHNMASALLCLLKAVGNRPHIYVVNLFQDYVSFKARETAAKEQEGREQEEAARRERERLWEMDEDEYDALTAEQKIQLHNQIRQVQRERRQREMEQLARELEEKRRQELERLKEEELKNSEQGKRKTGKDQENALRRESRPGVRQGVNSPASNTNTSSSDRSEVAKGAVKTRSVRKHLGSVARCTKEDEQKQSKVTLMDAHLAAAACPTDLEKGETKNEAQSDSENLALRFNIYETLQRDVARILASWDRVQGILLFPLNHEDARHPAEEQPQHASSPRSRRDREKEHQERLEKEHLAKLKALEDARIPQLEGEGAKVSARGQGVGVPCLDIQVLGSEDVTRKILESSELPAAEQVLDSLGLGPSGLPIPPTAFYSVIHYPAERMAPAAGEALKHFVFVVPEGATAEEDKNAATAEEQVAPVRSQSSEEKAAGSWEAAREKQSSSQGRRCLQGLDREGPVSSPGAHQSGEDTVPSPPRHVRLSSCRWIVPARGEVELKVHFSSTVLGQFEQTLRFEILGTKRLYQLPCRGTCLYPTISQDPRLVFPHRRKSKADDDIVFKQYVTETGVFHFGPLLCGKSRDWYKALDCPSNCETLTILNVTPLEVEAHFSFERDLKADTFLVEPPSMRLKPNEKQVGDSR from the exons atggggagggcgATCAGGgtcccagggaggcaggaggctgaCTTTTCTACCTGGTTCTACACAGCAGagcaccagcagagcagcagcagcagcaaggaggctgcaggagagctggcCGACAGCCCTGTCCATAGGGCCATCGCCCGCCACCTGGGCATCGATATCTCTGCCGAACGGCGCACAGGCGGAAGCCGCAGAGGGGTCGTCATCATCGTCCATGGGGCACCTCGGACAG GAAAGACAGCGGCAGCGGTTGCCCTGTCCAAATCTTACGGCGCTGCCTGCTTGTCCATCGACGCCGTGGTGACAGAAGCCATCTCTGACGGGAGCAGCGCGGCAGGGCTCCGTGCCCGGGAGCTGTGCATCAGGGCTGCCGCTGAGCAGAGCCACAAGGAGACAGAGGATGAGG GTCACAATGCAGATGTCTCTCTCAGCGTGCAGTGCCGCGCCAAGGCCGGGCACAGCTCAGCGCTGCGCCAgtccagctctggggaggaCGGCAGCCTGCAGTCCCCGAGTTCCCAAAGGCCGGTGAGCACTGCAGCAAGCGAGAGGAAGCCGGATGGCCGTGCATCCCAATCCCGGGAACAGCATCGAAGGGATTCGACAAGCTGCCAG GGCTCCTCCATTTCTCATCTccaccctccccttccctgcgTCCCTGCGCAGCGATGGCTGAGCATCGgtggcagcacagagggagggctgggctgtCTGAGCTGCGTGCTGCCCGAGGACTTGCTGGTGGCCATCCTCTCCGAAAGGCTCCAG CTGAGTGACTGCTACCAGGGCGTGGTGTTTGATGGCCTGGAAACCCTCTTTGCGCACAACATGGCatctgctctcctctgcctgctcaAAGCTGTTGGAAATCGGCCTCACATCTATGTCGTGAACCTGTTCCAGGATTATGTGTCCTTTAAAGCCAGGGAGACAGCTGCAAAAGAGCAGGAAG GACGGGAGCAGGAAGAAGCTGCCCGCAGGGAGAGAGAACGTCTCTGGGAGATGGACGAGGATGAGTATGATGCCCTCACTGCGGAGCAGAAAATTCAGCTTCATAACCAGATACGCCAAGTCCAGCGCGAGAGGAGGCAGAG GGAGATGGAGCAGCTAGCTCGAGAGCTTGAGGAAAAGCGTCGGCAGGAGCTGGAACGCTtgaaggaggaagagctgaagaattctgagcaggggaagagaaagactggaaaagaccAAGAGAATGCTTTGAGGAGGGAAAGCCGGCCTGGTGTCAGGCAG GGCGTGAACAGTCCCGCCAGCAACACCAACACATCCAGCAGCGACAGGTCGGAGGTCGCCAAGGGAGCAGTCAAGACACGATCTGTAAGGAAGCACCTGGGCTCTGTTGCACGTTGCACAAAGGAAGATGAGCAAAAGCAGAGTAAGGTCACCCTGATGGATGCccacctggcagcagctgcatgcCCCACAGACCTGGAAAAGGGCGAAACCAAAAATGAGGCCCAGAGTGACAGCGAGAACTTGGCCCTGAGGTTTAATATCTATGAGACGTTGCAGAGGGATGTTGCGCGTATTTTGGCATCCTGGGACAGGGTTCAGGGTATCCTGCTGTTCCCCCTGAACCACGAGGACGCACGGCACccagcagaagagcagccccagcacgcATCCAGCCCCAGGAGCCGGAGGGACAGAGAGAAGGAGCATCAGGAAAGGCTGGAGAAAGAGCATCTGGCAAAACTGAAGGCTCTTGAGGATGCCAGAATACCTCAGCTGGAAGGGGAAGGTGCAAAAGTGTCAGCCAGAGGCCAGGGTGTCGGGGTGCCCTGCTTGGACATCCAGGTGCTGGGCTCAGAAGATGTGACTAGGAAGATCCTGGAGAGCAGCGAGCTGCCAGCGGCAGAGCAG GTCCTGGATAGCCTTGGACTGGGTCCCTCCGGGCTTCCCATTCCCCCTACTGCTTTCTACTCCGTGATCCACTACCCGGCAGAGCGGATGgcccctgcagcaggagaagccCTCAAGCACTTTGTCTTTGTTGTGCCAGAAGGCGCCACTGCAGAAGAAGACAAGAATGCTGCC ACCGCAGAGGAGCAGGTCGCCCCTGTGAGGAGCCAGTCGAGCGAGGAGAAAGCTGCGGGCAGCTGGGAGGCTGCGAGAGAGAAGCAGAGCTCCAGTCAGGGCAGGAGATGTCTCCAGGGGCTGGACAGGGAAGGACCCGTATCTTCTCCTGGGGCGCACCAAAGCGGCGAGGACACGGTCCCATCCCCGCCGAGACATGTCAG gctgagcagctgccGGTGGATAGTGCCTGCCCGCGGCGAGGTGGAACTGAAGGTCCACTTCAGCTCCACGGTGCTGGGCCAGTTTGAGCAGACGCTGCGTTTCGAGATCCTGGGGACAAAGCGACTGTaccagctgccctgcaggggCACCTGCCTGTACCCCACCATCAGCCAAGACCCACG GCTGGTGTTTCCCCACCGAAGGAAGAGCAAGGCAGACGACGACATTGTCTTCAAGCAGTATGTCACGGAGACGGGTGTCTTCCACTTTGGACCGCTGCTGTGTGGGAAGTCAAGAGACTG GTACAAGGCACTGGACTGTCCCAGCAACTGTGAGACGCTAACCATCCTCAACGTCACCCCCTTGGAAGTAGAGGCGCATTTCTCCTTTGAGCGCGATCTCAAGGCGGACACGTTCCTTGTAGAACCTCCCAGCATGAGGCTGAAACCGAACGAGAAGCAGGTAGGGGACAGCAGGTAG
- the LOC121082358 gene encoding hydrocephalus-inducing protein homolog — protein MEPSICGGGETVAVIPVRVSAKAVFSKYSIHPASLINFGAMVKGSRKTCTFMLENKGSLDFKFLIYRADQDASRLQEKSGCQMKSAHSGKSENLHQRTSSAKKSKRSLQKVASPSMQARVTLGMFTVYPGFGSIPPGGQQMITVDCSAGSLGTCEEHLRIDISDRDPQDNPLGIPYTLLAESCLPAFVVDDIESIFEEHRICSNVNLCQTPQTMRDKGVYVRDENKFIFTDVRVGHRATARFKIHNVNKVPCNVVLSIKPIAGEFHSPISDIFKVDPVRMCVPSCSHAFATVTFTPQMMQSYQCTFEASLDVLASPAAIKAQSLTFGVSGDGTLPRVTVLRPVLHSKRGNPLLVFKKLLLGDSQKLPLVLHNGGTLPVQLTIDLLDEAGVFFLKARPTTQCVYQAGGVKEDSPAGERKPHTALLVLLRGELAEFDVLFKPTLAQRVEGRIHLSVVNNPYEETDIQLVGEGYEDDFTLDNIHGLVADSEEEENAEGNLEEDVIEAAARVNHIPFGDCHIGKPYSVTFTVTNRSRTEAMRFEWLADTPFHFSPKVGHLHAGCAKAITVTLKSDVAVTFKMHPVKCKVARITFPLPPEQIKDWDDCLRTIKWVDTTMRGPGATWPVKKKVIETDPEPAHTVLEESSREVELCLSAVVDYAELKLDTDTIQCKETLPFQTRTFP, from the exons aTGGAGCCCAGCATCTGCGGAGGAGGCGAGACCGTCGCCGTCATCCCAGTGAGGGTGTCGGCGAAAGCTGTGTTCAGCAAGTACAGCATTCACCCCGCCTCGCTCATCAACTTCGGTGCCATGGTGAAGGGCAGCAGGAAAACCTGCACCTTCATGCTGGAGAACAAAGGCAGCCTTGACTTTAAATTCCTCATCTACCGAGCAGACCAGGACGCATCCCGATTGCAAGAGAAAAG TGGATGTCAAATGAAATCTGCCCACTCTGGCAAGAGTGAGAACTTACACCAAAGGACTTCCTCAGCCAAGAAAAGCAAGCGCTCGCTGCAGAAGGTTGCCAGCCCCTCCATGCAG GCTCGCGTCACTCTAGGCATGTTCACGGTGTACCCTGGCTTTGGTTCCATCCCTCCTGGGGGCCAGCAGATGATCACGGTGGATTGCTCTGCGGGATCACTGGGGACGTGCGAGGAGCACCTGCGCATCGATATCAGCGACAGAGACCCCCAGGACAATCCCCTCGGCATCCCCTATACCCTGCTGGCTGAGTCCTGCCTCCCAG caTTTGTGGTTGATGACATCGAGTCCATCTTTGAGGAGCATCGAATCTGCAGCAACGTCAACCTCTGCCAGACCCCGCAGACGATGCGAGACAAGGGTGTGTATGTCAGAGATGAGAACAAGTTTATCTTCACCGACGTTCGGGTTGGGCACCGGGCCACAGCTCGCTTCAAGATCCACAATGTCAACAAAGTCCCCTGCAATGTGGTCCTTTCCATCAAACCCATCGCCGGTGAG TTTCACAGCCCCATCAGTGACATTTTCAAGGTGGATCCCGTTCGGATGTGCgtgcccagctgctcccacGCCTTTGCTACGGTGACCTTCACTCCACAGATGATGCAGAGCTACCAGTGCACTTTTGAGGCTTCCCTCGATGTCCTGGCGAG ccctgcagcaatTAAAGCGCAAAGCCTGACCTTCGGTGTCAGTGGAGATGGGACTCTGCCTCGGGTGACAGTCCTGCGCCCGGTACTTCACAGTAAGAGAGGGAACCCTCTGCTGGTCTTTAAgaagctgttgctgggtgattCACAGAAGCTCCCTCTGGTCCTTCATAATGGTGGCACCCTACCTGTCCAG TTGACGATAGACCTGTTGGATGAAGCGGgagttttcttcttgaaagcCAGGCCCACCACACAATGCGTCTACCAAGCTGGGGGCGTGAAGGAGGACTCTCCTGCAGGAG AGAGGAAGCCTCACACCGCTCTCCTGGTCCTGCTCCGTGGGGAATTAGCAGAGTTTGACGTGCTTTTCAAACCCACCCTGGCCCAACGTGTGGAAGGCAGGATCCACTTGTCGGTGGTGAACAACCCGTATGAGGAGACCGACATTCAGCTGGTGGGCGAAGGCTACGAGGATGACTTCACGCTAGATAACATCCACGGACTGGTGGCAgacagtgaggaggaggagaatgcTGAGGGCAATCTAGAGGAAGACGTAATTGAGG CAGCTGCCAGAGTGAATCACATCCCGTTCGGGGACTGTCACATCGGGAAACCCTACAGCGTGACCTTCACCGTCACCAACCGCAGCAGGACGGAGGCGATGCGGTTTGAGTGGCTGGCAGACACCCCATTTCACTTCTCCCCCAAG GTGGGACACCTCCATGCTGGCTGTGCTAAGGCCATCACAGTGACCTTGAAATCGGATGTCGCGGTCACCTTCAAAATGCACCCTGTGAAGTGCAAGGTGGCTAGGATCACCTTCCCGCTGCCGCCGGAGCAGATTAAAGACTGGGATGACTGCCTGCGCACCATCAAGTGGGTGGATACCACCATGAGGGGCCCAGGAGCCACGTGGCCTGTGAAGAAGAAG GTGATCGAGACAGACCCAGAACCAGCTCACACTGTCCTGGAGGAGAGCAGCCGTGAGGTGGAGCTTTGCCTCAGTGCTGTTGTCGACTACGCTGAGCTCAAGCTGGATACGGACACGATTCAGTGCAAGGAGACCTTGCCCTTCCAGACGAGGACATTCCCGTGA